CATCATTAAACTAGCAACACTCACGGGATCATTCTGGGATACCAAAAAATATACTCTTCATCGCGTTGTATAACGGTTACCCGGAGGAAAGTGAGGAGAAATACGAATGAATTCGATGTACGTTGTTATCAATACGGCAACTTGTCATCCATGTGTACTGTCATGAGTGAATCTTCCGGGTGGATTTCGAGCAACGCTTCCGTTCCATCGTTGAAAGGAAACGATACACTGCCGTCGACGACTAAGCCTGGAACACAAATGTTTATCTTAAAACTTTTTGTCTAAACGCAAAATCTAGATTTATGTAGATAGGCCCTTGTTTAAGATGGCCCGGTGGTCTtgaaagtaaaagtattttagcATTatctataagaaattttaaagagACGTGACTTCATctctatcttttaaaaaatatgcggcagttgtaaaacatattttagtgaGGTTTTAAGGCTGTAGAAGtcttgaaaataaatgtttatttttaatttttcagttaCCTCAGAggaaatttgattaatttagtacgaattggaaataatatttgtcacagaacaaattatttaagtaacattatCATCACGTGTACAATACGAACGAAATGAATAGTTGAAATTAGAATTCGGAACAGTACTGACCGGCGTCGGTGCAGTGCGAGCGCACGCGCACGGCGGCGGCGCGGTCGCGCACGCGCAGCCCGCGCGGCGCCGGCCACTCCTCGAACGTGATGTACTCGCGCACCGAGTACGCCAGGTACTCCGAGTCTGAAACCGCACCTCCGTTAGCCTGCTTGTATatgtttactataaaataatggcTCAATTCTAAAGAGTAAAGTgacaaaacttttttaaaataataaaagaagatACCTTAAGGCAATAGCTGTGGTTTAATTTTGTCTTACGATTGCATTTACACGAACTATAACTAAACACAAGTTAGTGATTTTGATTTCGGTCAGTGTTTGATGAGGAGTGGCCTTCTACTCGTATGCCATAGAGCCGAAAGGGTCCAACTGTTACATCAGGCAAAGCCGTTGGCATTCGTGTGGTGActatctaccaacccgcaatggaacAGAGTGATGGAATAACATGGTTTGGTCACAAATAACGAAATGCATCGTgagaaatattctaaaaattccCACGAGGCGACAGATATcggaattaattttgataatccGACATGGATTTACTTCACTcagttttcatttaaacaattattttcaacaatattcaaacttcaaaacaaaataaaagttatgaaaacttcgaaaataaattaGCGTCACATATCGACTCAAAAAGCGGAAGGAAAGTCGTTAACTCGGTTTAAGATGCGGCCAATCTAAATCCATCACAAAATCATcaaaagaacaataaaaatcCATTAAgaaacccagtaaaagttgttttttttttttattctagtacatatttgctgaaaaatatcaaattaaaaattccacatttaaatagcgcgcgaaaacgctactttgacaatatggcgctgcaatggggtcggtgacgtcactttccTGTATTGTAATCCGTGGCACATATagtccacatacagtaggcaaactaGGTTAACacgcaagtgacgtcatcataagcccgaccaaaaaggagcgttttgtgtcacgtgacaaacgtttaaaaaaatgcatttttatttatggatttatgaattaattaattattatttttaactttcgtaaataaataaccatttttaaactcataatatatactatatacaaaaattgacactttatttttcgcattgtcaaatagcctattgtggTGATAATCTTAAACCTACCAGCTGGAAACATCAACTTCTGGTTATATCTCTCGGTCACTTCTCTCGCCTTCTCCAAGGAGCTGTCCATCTTTACGCCGAACTCCTCGCCGAGAATCTTCATCAGCTCCAGTACTGAGTGGGTTCGGAGGCAATTTATACtggaaaacaaatttaaaacttaaatatcgttattttgataaagttacCATGTAACGCTTTTTTATGGAATAAGACAGTGATACCACTACATTAAATACACatcgaaatatgaaaatatttgatagGAAACGAATGAACGTTGCAGgctatatttgttaaaaagtttTTGCGTAAAAGGGATTCCTTACGATTAATTCAGCAATTCgcctctatttattttaaagataaagtcTTTCGTACCATTCCTTCTAACTATGTCAATGTTGTGTCAAAATAATTCAGACAAAACGAAAAAGTTATAATTCTTTTGTGTTATTCTTAACGTTCTGTTCCCTTTGACGGTTTTACGACgttgaattatttacatattttgataGAGAGACGCCCAACAAAAGAACTATAACAAACGTACCAAcattattatcttggtgtgcgtaaCTACTACGATTGACACGCGCAAACGTCATACaaatttactagtgtgcgtgtcaAGTACACGCCAACGTAGTGTGCGTGTTCATACCGAACAATCGCCACTTTATCGTATACTGGTTACCTCTGCGACTTCGCCCGCGTTTAATGATGAAGGGAGAAGCAGCCTAACCTAACTCATGTTAGGCATGTCTTTGGTAGAGAACACACAAACTAGgtcacttttgcatttataatattatatcacgaGTGTTTTACTTGGTTTTAGGTGGTACCTCCACATATTCTTCAGCTAAACCCCAATGTGTTCCGActtgaagggtgaatgaaccTATAAACCTCCTGAAAACTACAGACACCAGGGACATcatagttcccatggttggtggcgcactggcgatgtaagtaatggtaattttttcatacagcgtcaatgtctatgtgcagggatgaccacttaccatcagggctCTTATATAAGCGTACgcaactgaaaaaaaaagtccATACCTGTAATGCCACGAAGTGCTGCCCGTACCGGTAGTGACGCACAGACCGGAACTCTTCGTGTGCGTCCACTGACCGTTGTCGATCTGTAGCCGGAGCAGAGACACGCGAGACGTCACACTCTCCCCTATGAATACCTAGAAGGTATGCACAAATACTTTCAACTGTCAAAGTCATTTCACcagattatatatacatttttattttacttgactGACTTAGATACTCATCAAATATCCGGTTGAACGTACCAGTACCAACGTACTGTACGtaccaaaaatcaaaatatagtcatatattaaatatgcttTTACAAGcccttttgaattgtcattttaaaaactatatgaaGTGAAGCTACTACCTTACGCTCTTACGCGTCAGATACAAATACCCTGGAGACAGTTTAATTCTATGATTACTCAGTAATGTACAGTTAACTACAGTCacgggacatgacatcttagttcccaaagttggtgacgcattggcttCATAagaaactgtaagaaatattaaactttcaaTACGCCTTTGagaattatttcaaatacaaaaatgtcTTTACCTCATTTAAAGCTAGAAACGGTAGAACTTTAGTTGCTAACGTCGAATTCGACTCCTCAGTACTGAAGTTCGGACTGTTCGACGTTTCTGGACTGTCGTGTGGATTTGATACTGGGGGATACCTgtatcaaaaaataaacaaataaaatttaaagcagAACTTCTCAGATCAGTACAGAGTTTGACATTCACACTGCTCCTCCTCTTCTCAGGCCTCAGAAAACATGTAAGACCTGATCttattttacaaagattttCAGGATAATCGCTTTCTAATTCTAGACCTTTTTGGTTTTTTCCCAAAAATTAATATAGGGCATTGGCCTTAAGCTCACTACTAAAAGGCTACATGCTTCTGACTACAATTCAATGCCTTATTTCACGACTACATAACATTGAACGTAACTtagattttttagatattttgcaTGACAGCTACCAAATATcacagttaaatacaataaacaattattattttaatttaaatttcagattataaaaaaattaaatgtgcgTCTCAGTGCGCCCGACAGAAGTAATAATTTGAActgtccgaaatacggctagcgctgtggcttagagtgagagaggacgagcctgcctaccgctgccgtatgcgtgaGAGAAAGAGAAACCAGACAGACAGGCGCCGttacgcgttacgtaacgaagcgggttacataagaagttatcacttcaaaaacgCATTTATTACCCACACAACAAAAACGATAATAGTCAAAACATTTCTTACCTGCAATAGTGCAAGGTGTGCAGGTCAACTGGTGTTATTGTGTCCAGAAGTTTCGGCTCAGATTTAATCGTTGTCCTTATCCTGGAACGCCTCATCCATGTGAACCTGCCCTAAAATAATACAGCATTGTAGATTAtcaaatgtatacatatattcatatggccattggtactgtaagaaatattaaccattccttagatcacaACAATggtaattactatatatttggaataaaattaaaaacgccATTAGTGACGATATCCACCAATCACGTGCAGCCATTCTCAAATTAGAAACGCCAACGATGCAGAGGCATTTACAGTTAAATTCACGAGGAAACTTGAGCAAAGATATCTATTAGGACCTAATAAAACCCGTGtcacattttgattttgactgtaTTCTGTTACTATATACGACTTTAATAAACGTCTAGGTTATCTGAAAATGGTATAAATGGATGTATTACCTCTTTCAACGCCTGCAGCGCACCCTTAACGTCGTTTGAACACCATGTTGGCAGACAGAGACGACCGACTGACTTGTGTGGAGCGCTATTGAAGCCGATGACTGGTTTACTAAAacacataaattacaaataattacatcCGTTTGCCTGAACGCTGTAAATGAGACCACTGACTggcaaaagataaataaacaaaagaagaacACGCAGAAGTAATGATTGGTTTCTATAAAATTCTTCTAAGCATACTACACATAAGATAGTGGAccttattttattgacataaagtCACTTTTTGCCCATCAGCATTTTTGCTatgaatagaaaatttatttaaactaagaaGAGagattcaataattttaaaatcatccaAACTCACTTCGCATCTCGAACTCTAGAAGCTGCCAGAAGAAACGTTCCATCCCCACCACACGGTACCACTACGTCGCaccaatttattaattcttcGTTGTATGTTAATCTGAAACGAATGAAATTATCTTAAACTACTAAAGGCGCAGACAAACATTGACCTTCGTATTTTACAACGATCTTATCCCCAAATGCATGAGCATATTTGACGAACAAACGAATGATTAGTTTCTTAATAATTGACATTTATTGACGTCCAGACAACTAGACGTCGAATGCTATCTTTGCTTTCTTAAGACGAAATATTCTTCAAttaaagcccgtctgggtaggtaccacccaccactcatcagatattctaccgccaaataacagtactccgtattgttgtgttccggttggaacggtgagtgagccagtgtaatcacaggcacaaggacataacatcttagttcccaaggttggtggcgcataggtgatgtaatggttaatatttcttacagcgcctatgtctatgggcggtggtgaccacttaccatcaggtggcccatatgctcgtgcgccaaccaatgccataaaaaaaaggaataaacataaacaaacctgtgatttaaatatttcatgcgTTTTGCTAAAAGCTCAACTATATATATTGCACACTACTAACAgatcttgattaatatttatttatgtataacacCACACTATTTCACTTATCTATTCATATCCACTTTAGTTTTACTcccaaagtttcgataacaacttcgtcgacattcaaaacgacattttttgaaaattcatagtgaatatcatagtttATGCAAGCTCTCGGCCAATAATATCGCGCTAATTCAATgtcaaaagttgtttattttggttttgtcctctcgtggttggaatagactatacataatgtatgatattattattcaatcttaaatctatgttaaattaaaatacataacttGTCTACTTATGATATGAAATAATTAGTAGATAAGAATTTTGGACAAGAATATTTCTGTAATACTTTTGAGAGCATGATTTACGCGTAGGTCGATCGTAACCAtaagaatttaatgaaaaaaaattaaatgaatgtttgtaGGAAAATTCGGTGtcctatttatatgtaaattggaTAACGTTACCGTTACGTAAAAATACAGACAAAGACAGAGAAAATTATCTCAAAACTAACACTTCATCAAAGTAGGAGAATCCCAATGATGATGCCAATAGGCAATCCAATCGttcaaacagtttttttatcataaagatCAATCACATGCAGAGATCATCTATTATAGATATTGATAtcgaatcatttattttatgcacAAAATATCCcgcaaataacattattttgagAATATATCTTATCAAACTATTCGATCATAAGAATTGGAATTTCCGATAATGTTATATGTGTaccctaaataatattaacaaaaccgATTCTCTTATCTGATTGCTTACCAATAATGAGAATAATCCAAGGTCaacataattaacttttaaataattaaaacttaatacaaCGTATAGAAAAAATACTGCAATTCCGGACATGCCCATTGATTTATAAGTGTTTGGATTCAGAAGTCCTGCTTTTTAATCCCGAATCGAGCCCATAATAGTTAAACTATCAGTACCAGTCCCAAATCAAGAGACAAAATATCTCGGTCTTTcgcagaatttaattttttttataaggacACGCCAACGCGTCCCCTGATATTAAGTGCTTAGCGCCGACagcagacattggcgctataagaaatattgaccatttctTGGTATTGGCGATGCAACACCTCAATAACATAACCAAGCTTCACACaacaatattgttgtttggcggtacaatgtGACGAGTGACTTAAATTTTGATAACAAAAGATGACTTtctaaaaacacttaaattgtgtttccgaaagtcattgttatttaaattattattatttcagataCAGAACCCAATTGAAAATCGTTATCTATATCCGTTCCATTTCATTATCGaagaaatcaatttattttttaaataataaaaaaatacatctttgcaatatttttttatatttgttcaacatgaggttttatattttttacaatattatttaaataccttaCCTACTAGCCATTTCGACTTCAAGTCCCATATCTTTCAAATTTCTGGCAACACTCTCCTCAAACGCTTTCTGTTCCCGATGAGTGCTGATCATTGCGTCATAATCTGATCCACGCTTCCTCAAGATCTTCTCCAGCTTTGAATCTTCTATATTATCATGGCTGtgcctgaaaaatatttttgcaaatataagtagaacttttataacaaattcaAGGAAAAGTGAAAAGCTTGAACTTATTCTTTAAACATATGTTACTTCAGGAgtgtttttgtatgttttagaGAATACAATTACTTTCAGCATGAAAGCTAAAATGGCCCAGTTGATAGAACGTATGGACCTTAGCCGTTCAAATACGACAACACCACTGATTTTTtacgttctttatttaatttgtccGAAGTAGTAGAATTCGTTGAAATTTTGGTACATGTGATACTAGAATAAGCCCACAATAAAGCAGCATGTTGGAACAACCCCCAACAGTAAGAAAACATTAGCTCCGTGTAGAATATCTACAGGTTAAACTAAAAcagtttagatttatttatcataaatcttACTTTTCATATTCATATCTGGTAACTTTGGAGACGATGAGACATTTCTGCATTTTCAGACGTTGTTCATTGGAGCCGTGCTGTTTTCGTGTGAGACCTGAGCCCCGATCGCAAAGCTCCTTACTTTGACGAAGACCTAAAAGTAAATTACagcattttattatacaacaaaattgAGGATTGGTTCAGTATTTTTACGAATTTTGTCCAAAAGTTTTTGGCGAGATACACGAGGCTTAAATATGTTACTGGATAGGtagtactttaatttatttcaattttttagcCGATTCAGGCAATTTACTCCACGTAATGTACACAAAAAcagagtaattattatatttcgccAACAATAGCAGGCTTAAtataatgtacttatatttaattgttttgaagGCATATCTAATCAAGCCaagattgttttttgttatttacgtGATTCActacttaaatgttatttttatacttagtatATTAGGATTCGATGTTATagcaaaatatttgtcaaaaagTCGTCATACGTACATTGACATAGGATCGTCGTTGAACATAACACTATCTCTTTTTGTTTTCTATACCCAATCACAATACATtagacttatatttatatatagaactaCGGAAtactatagatatataaatataaagtagtcCGCATTTGTTTACAACAACATCTGATAAGTTACTTGCTTATAATAATCTAACGAAATAATCACCGAAAAACAAtggtgtaattatttattaatttattttttattcattagaaGTAGAAGAGGTACCATAGAAGTGATACCAAATAAAAAGGCTTAGTACCTGTAATGTAACTTTTTGTACATTCAtaagaatatttgtttaattttgcggtattatttgttatttaatgtagtatatgtaataaacgTTAGCCTATTTGGTGTGCCTGTTAATCACATACAGCGAAAAGGCATACATCTGATTACTATGGTGCTTCAATGTATTCACAAATCTTCAATGACGAATCCACCCCCGCGTGTGGACAGTATGGTGTCCTAAGGTCTAAAACCTTTTCCATAAGAAGATAAACTTTTGCACAGCAATGGGGCAGTTAACATGCACTAAATAATCCAGAGTGCGATGATTCCCGATGAAATGTTAGACCTAAAACTCCtgctttacaattttaaaaagggCTCTGTCCAAGTGTGGCTTATTTGTTTACTGGGTAATATTTACTGCTTATTTGGTCTAGGTTACATATAAATACTCGAAACCACAAAAATGAAGTCCTGATTGAAACCAGGACTTTAGGCCATTAAAATGGTATTGGGTttagaaaaattctcagtagcagcctgAGTACTCTCCTCCGCCTTTAATAGCTAGCTTTCCTTGAAAATGTTGGTCGTGGCCGAAATCAGTCCAACCCATAAATATCCCACGAGAAGAATTTCATCCACCACAAAGAGATTACCAAAAGCCCATTAATATCCCGGGCTAGATACTTCTTCTAACAAGGAGAAGAATTTCATCAGTCACAATAAGATATCATAGCATCATCATGTTTACAGTAATAGTATCTATTTAcgataacaaaacaatttaccGTTGATAAATAGAAATTCCTCGATAATTTTAAACGGGTTTTTCGTATCATCGATATTTAGATCGTAATAAGACAAtgtataacagaaaaaaaactcAGAAATATCTTAGTGATAGAAAAATACTCCTTCTGAAGGTCCTGAAGATTTTAACCTTTGACCTCAGAATTTTGCAGCATTTATAGGCCACTAAACCACTGACAcagttattttattcgtattaataGATACATTTTTTACGACATTTTTTGTATCAAACGAAGAGCTCGTATGTATACTATTGCTAGGAAAACGCTTCTTCCGACGGTCTTGAAGATTTTACTAACCCAAACTGGTGACTGAGGACTTCAGAATGAGCCTTATAAGCCAATAGACACCGTGACAGttcttaaagttaaaataaataaatataaaacaacgcATATCACCAACTTAGACGCAttcatttaataactttatctcTGTACTCGTGCAGAAAAACTGAATCACTTATTTGCGTTAACGAAACAGATAAAAACGAAGCTTCTATTGTTGATAAAGAAAGATTAATATCGACCCAATAACCGCATGATACTTTTATCTTAAGACTGGTAATTTTCCATTGATTGCTATATTTAGCGGGCACCGGAAAGAATTGGTTCGAACGCACGGACCGGACGAAGGGCAGAGGGTACGCGATAAACACTGGAATTGTTCGGAATGCAATCGAGAGAAACTTCGTGAAGCGGTTTCgtcttattaatatttcgtatttattgggacgtaaagattattttattattgtgttttaaaaatttttataagCGTTACACTTTTGATATAACAATTTAAGACATCTATACCAATACATAAAAAGgaagagtttatttattattagaaaaattttTTAGCGTTAAATAGTCAATACATTGAAAGATGTTATAGATTTGATTTAACATCACGTTGTGACGAAGCACAAAACTTTAACGTATTGGTTGATGACGGTCTCGTGGCTATGGTCTGATACTTCTaaatacaaagatatttttttgcctGACACTTTCGTCGTTCAAAGTGTCAGTGTAATGTGCAGCCTTCTTAACAGCAAAGCAGATTTTACTTCGTTTTATAGAcaagttactttaaaattattgtaaaaagttatatttattaagttaaaattaaaaactttactttgcggacattaataaattacgaGATTTAgtataccatatttttttatcaccaATACCACAATGGTGTGCAAAATTTCACTTCAATCGAGTGGAAGTGGTTTAAAACTTTGattctagtttaaaatattttcagttacaAGACAATTCTTGCGTCAATATCCACGCAAAGACAATACATCAATATATAAGCGTGAAGTTACACTCAAGAGTGTTTGTCAAAAAAATTTACCTCAGTTTCGAAAATAAGCACCTCAGACTAACACATGTAGCCAAATCAAACGACACAAAAAAATCCTGAATTGATTTCCTCTTTTATTTTTAGCTCGATAAATAAACCAGAATTTTTCAGATTTTCTGAATCAGTTTATTAAACTCTAGTTCCAGCTTGCGgctaaaatgtaaacaaatatatcgATGACACATAATGTCCGCTTAAACTTACCGAGGAATTTCTATTTATCGACAAAATAGTGACGATAAGCTATTTGTTTACGACGAAACATGTATGTATCGttattttgtcaatttattatGATAGGAAACTTTATACGATCGTTCTCATTGACCATGCCCTCAATTAATGCAACTGCCTGTCAAATGAATTACATTGCTCGAATGAAAATTCAAATacctttattaaatacaagaacATAAAGTTCACGCTTGTCTGGTCACAAGtctttattttatggtataggcaAACGAtagacaaatgggccacctgatgatgaggatggtcaccaccgcccatagacattggcgctgtaagaaataccaACCATTCCTTTGCCAATTTCTCTcattgccaatgtgccaccaacctaggaaactgagatgttacgtccctagCTCTAGTGACACTgcatcactcacccttcaaacaagaacacaacaataccaagtattgctgactggcggtaaaatatatgatgagtgagtggaaTAAAAAACCTACCATCAAGTATTGTCCGATCCTGTTGTAAGCCTGTATACATTACCACACAAAAGGGTTTCTTACTGCATGTAGTCTAGTACCATGTATTACTTATGCACCAATATTACAGactatttaatttcatctttaaTCATTCCAATTATCTCATTAATTTACTGAGCTCTAAATAAATTACtgagaattaattttagtgtcatgatactattaataataagccCATAGATTTTGATTACTTATTTCTGATTGACAGATATGCGCAGAACATTCTAGTGC
This genomic interval from Vanessa atalanta chromosome 27, ilVanAtal1.2, whole genome shotgun sequence contains the following:
- the LOC125074322 gene encoding NAD kinase 2, mitochondrial, translated to MSVLNNFTVSIAKGLRRLRQSKELCDRGSGLTRKQHGSNEQRLKMQKCLIVSKVTRYEYEKHSHDNIEDSKLEKILRKRGSDYDAMISTHREQKAFEESVARNLKDMGLEVEMASRLTYNEELINWCDVVVPCGGDGTFLLAASRVRDANKPVIGFNSAPHKSVGRLCLPTWCSNDVKGALQALKEGRFTWMRRSRIRTTIKSEPKLLDTITPVDLHTLHYCRYPPVSNPHDSPETSNSPNFSTEESNSTLATKVLPFLALNEVFIGESVTSRVSLLRLQIDNGQWTHTKSSGLCVTTGTGSTSWHYSINCLRTHSVLELMKILGEEFGVKMDSSLEKAREVTERYNQKLMFPADSEYLAYSVREYITFEEWPAPRGLRVRDRAAAVRVRSHCTDAGLVVDGSVSFPFNDGTEALLEIHPEDSLMTVHMDDKLPY